One Acetobacterium sp. KB-1 DNA segment encodes these proteins:
- a CDS encoding FAD-binding oxidoreductase, with protein sequence MKNNADIIIIGSGVIGNAAAYYLAKKGCSVIVLEKSESIGNGGSSRNGGGVRQSGRDKRELPLAMYGIKNIWPTLSEELDMDVEYYQQGNLRLGKTEAHLDILSGLTKDAAAGGLEVRMIGGEEARAICPYLSQEVTGASWCPTDGHANPMLTTLAYYRKARQLGVRFITGEGVQEIRKIRGKARQVVTQNAVYEGATIILAAGYESRELASQLGIDIPMTQALLEVLVTEAQPPMFYQMLGTAAADFYGHQSTHGSFVFGGSSGFEGVNRDNGTPTTASITASCICRGIMKYFPMLEDVKIVRTWAGWMDVCADMVPVISPVEEVPGLIIAAAFSGHGFGIAPTVGLLLSELATAETTTLDLSAFRYDRFKAKI encoded by the coding sequence ATGAAAAACAATGCAGACATCATTATTATTGGCAGCGGCGTCATTGGCAATGCAGCCGCCTATTATCTGGCTAAAAAAGGCTGTTCTGTTATTGTCCTGGAAAAAAGCGAGAGCATCGGGAATGGCGGATCGTCCCGAAATGGCGGCGGTGTTCGCCAGTCCGGCCGGGACAAACGGGAATTGCCGCTGGCCATGTATGGTATTAAAAACATCTGGCCGACTCTGTCCGAGGAACTTGATATGGACGTGGAATATTATCAGCAAGGGAATTTGCGTTTGGGTAAAACTGAAGCGCACCTTGATATTTTGAGCGGATTGACCAAAGACGCTGCCGCTGGCGGCTTGGAGGTCCGGATGATTGGCGGTGAAGAAGCCCGAGCGATCTGTCCTTATCTTTCGCAAGAGGTTACCGGTGCCAGTTGGTGTCCCACTGATGGTCATGCCAACCCGATGCTGACAACCCTGGCTTATTATCGGAAAGCCCGACAGTTGGGGGTTCGCTTTATCACCGGCGAAGGAGTCCAGGAGATCCGTAAGATCCGGGGTAAGGCCAGGCAGGTGGTGACCCAAAACGCTGTTTATGAAGGGGCGACGATTATTCTGGCCGCCGGTTACGAAAGCCGGGAACTGGCCTCCCAATTAGGAATTGATATCCCCATGACTCAGGCTTTGCTGGAGGTATTGGTCACCGAAGCCCAGCCGCCGATGTTCTACCAGATGCTGGGAACTGCCGCTGCCGATTTTTACGGGCACCAGAGCACCCACGGTTCCTTTGTTTTTGGGGGATCATCGGGGTTTGAAGGGGTGAACCGGGACAATGGCACACCCACGACTGCCAGTATTACCGCTTCCTGTATTTGTCGGGGAATTATGAAGTACTTTCCGATGCTGGAGGATGTCAAGATTGTTAGAACCTGGGCGGGTTGGATGGATGTCTGTGCCGACATGGTACCGGTCATCAGCCCGGTGGAAGAGGTGCCGGGACTGATTATTGCCGCCGCCTTTTCCGGCCATGGCTTTGGCATCGCGCCCACGGTAGGGTTACTTTTATCCGAACTGGCAACAGCAGAAACAACAACCCTGGATCTGAGTGCGTTTCGATACGACCGCTTTAAAGCGAAAATTTAA
- a CDS encoding tyramine oxidase subunit B: MMETKIDFLYLNEPDMIRAGVLDMAGCVDTMIEMFKLMSDGDYIMGGANRNSHGIMLSFPESSPFPNMPLDGPDRRYMAMPAYLGGEFDMAGMKWYGSNTSNKEKGLPRSILTVMLNDKETGAPMALMSANILSAIRTGAIPGVGAKYLARKNSRVVGIIGPGVMNKTALASFMVTCPTIDTIKINGRRRATAEAYADYVKREFPQIKTIEIVDTMEAAVRGSDIVSVATSGSVGSESYPYIKEEWIKPGTLFCMPANVRFDDDFILNRARNVVDNFKLYEAWSEELPAPRYEIVGLLAVHYMDLIEKGIMKPEDVSDLGNIIAGRTPARQSEDEIILYTVGGMPVEDIAWGTRLYRKALEKGIGTKLNLWDEPYLA; encoded by the coding sequence ATGATGGAAACTAAAATTGATTTTTTATACTTAAATGAACCGGATATGATAAGAGCCGGGGTTTTGGATATGGCCGGCTGTGTGGACACGATGATTGAAATGTTTAAACTGATGAGCGATGGCGATTATATTATGGGCGGAGCAAACCGGAACTCCCACGGCATTATGCTGTCCTTTCCGGAAAGCTCACCCTTTCCCAATATGCCCCTTGATGGACCGGATCGACGCTATATGGCTATGCCAGCCTATTTAGGTGGTGAATTTGATATGGCCGGAATGAAGTGGTATGGGTCGAATACCAGTAATAAGGAAAAAGGTCTGCCGCGGTCGATTCTGACGGTGATGTTAAATGACAAAGAGACGGGGGCTCCGATGGCATTGATGTCGGCGAATATCTTAAGTGCCATTCGCACCGGCGCGATTCCCGGAGTCGGTGCCAAATATCTGGCCCGAAAAAATTCACGGGTGGTGGGGATCATTGGCCCTGGGGTCATGAATAAAACTGCTTTGGCGTCGTTTATGGTGACCTGTCCAACGATCGATACCATAAAAATAAATGGCCGCCGCAGGGCCACTGCCGAAGCCTATGCGGACTATGTTAAAAGAGAATTTCCGCAGATTAAAACCATTGAAATTGTGGATACCATGGAAGCAGCGGTCAGAGGATCTGATATTGTCAGTGTGGCAACATCGGGATCGGTGGGTTCTGAGTCCTATCCCTATATTAAAGAAGAATGGATTAAACCCGGCACCTTATTCTGTATGCCGGCAAATGTTCGGTTTGATGACGATTTTATCTTAAATCGGGCTAGAAATGTGGTTGATAATTTCAAACTCTACGAAGCCTGGAGTGAAGAATTACCCGCACCGCGCTATGAAATTGTCGGATTATTAGCTGTTCACTACATGGATCTGATTGAAAAAGGAATCATGAAACCCGAGGATGTCAGCGATCTGGGTAACATTATTGCCGGCAGAACACCGGCCCGGCAATCAGAGGATGAGATCATTCTTTACACCGTCGGCGGCATGCCGGTGGAAGACATTGCCTGGGGTACAAGACTTTATCGCAAGGCCCTTGAAAAAGGGATCGGAACCAAGCTGAACCTCTGGGACGAACCCTATCTGGCATAA
- a CDS encoding (2Fe-2S)-binding protein produces MQNNKDRSRNLGDYLPAADDAMIICRCEEITKGEIRKAVHDGMFTLTEIRRYLRTGMGLCQGQTCGRLIKGIVARELGVSPLDLEPAVSRAPMRPLEMKVLGNEK; encoded by the coding sequence ATGCAAAATAACAAGGATCGATCACGAAATCTGGGCGACTATCTCCCCGCGGCAGATGACGCCATGATCATCTGCCGCTGTGAAGAAATCACCAAAGGCGAAATCAGAAAAGCGGTTCACGATGGGATGTTCACATTAACAGAAATCAGACGCTATTTAAGAACCGGTATGGGTCTCTGTCAGGGGCAAACCTGCGGCCGCTTGATCAAGGGGATTGTAGCCCGGGAACTTGGGGTATCCCCCCTGGATCTGGAACCGGCGGTTTCCCGGGCACCGATGCGGCCGCTTGAAATGAAGGTTTTAGGAAATGAAAAATAG
- a CDS encoding methyltetrahydrofolate cobalamin methyltransferase, protein MIIIGEKINGTIPAVKEAIEKRDAVFIANRAVKQTEAGADFIDVCASTAPEYEIETLKWLIEVVQDVTDTPLCIDSPNPRVIEAVLKYANKPGMLNSISEEGDKCGVLLPLMEGNSWEVVGLTCDNNGIPTDLQTKLDITTTMVKKAAKYGIAPERMHIDPCVMALSTDNQSLLNFVKEIKAIKALYPTIHVTGAISNISFGLPLRSLINKNALAYAIQAGMDSAVMDPMNRDMMGTIFATEALLGRDKHCRKYSKAYRAGKIGPLTK, encoded by the coding sequence ATGATTATCATTGGAGAAAAGATTAATGGTACCATTCCCGCAGTGAAAGAAGCGATCGAAAAAAGAGATGCGGTTTTTATTGCCAATCGGGCAGTGAAACAGACTGAAGCCGGAGCCGATTTTATCGATGTATGTGCCAGCACCGCCCCGGAATACGAAATTGAAACCCTGAAATGGTTGATTGAAGTAGTTCAGGATGTTACCGATACACCCTTATGCATTGATAGCCCCAACCCCCGGGTGATTGAGGCCGTTTTAAAATATGCCAACAAACCGGGGATGCTCAATTCGATCTCGGAAGAAGGCGACAAGTGCGGGGTCTTGCTGCCCCTAATGGAAGGCAATAGCTGGGAGGTAGTCGGACTTACCTGCGATAACAACGGTATCCCCACTGATTTACAGACAAAGCTTGACATTACCACAACGATGGTGAAAAAGGCGGCCAAATATGGCATCGCTCCGGAACGTATGCATATTGATCCCTGTGTGATGGCATTGTCAACGGACAATCAGTCCTTGTTGAATTTTGTAAAAGAAATTAAAGCCATCAAAGCACTATATCCAACCATTCATGTAACCGGTGCGATCAGCAACATTTCTTTTGGCCTGCCGCTTCGGTCGTTGATTAATAAAAATGCTTTAGCCTATGCCATTCAGGCCGGGATGGACTCGGCAGTGATGGACCCGATGAACCGCGATATGATGGGGACAATTTTTGCCACCGAGGCCTTGTTGGGTCGGGATAAACATTGCCGCAAATACAGCAAAGCATACCGGGCCGGAAAAATTGGGCCGCTGACAAAGTAA
- a CDS encoding DUF5067 domain-containing protein, whose product MKNKSIFLMLGVLIVFGLTGCGLENIFNLQTDSASTQAKKLPEMVINEPFLVTTVIGDYSVAINGARKTAKRSADTDVNPKQVIFLDYTYNNISYQKKYDMDFFLAQGDFVVVDDKGNNLEAYNIKDPNRMIQETPIGGSCSASIAYALETDSKTLTVTFVRGKNEITEITVPIT is encoded by the coding sequence ATGAAAAATAAGAGTATCTTTCTGATGCTGGGGGTTTTAATTGTTTTTGGGCTTACCGGCTGTGGATTGGAAAATATTTTTAACCTTCAAACAGATTCAGCCAGTACCCAGGCCAAAAAACTACCGGAAATGGTGATAAATGAGCCCTTTTTAGTAACCACTGTCATTGGCGATTACAGTGTCGCAATTAACGGAGCTAGAAAAACTGCAAAAAGAAGTGCGGATACCGATGTCAATCCTAAACAGGTTATTTTTCTTGATTACACATACAACAATATCAGCTATCAGAAAAAATATGACATGGATTTTTTTCTGGCCCAGGGTGACTTTGTGGTGGTCGATGACAAAGGGAATAACCTTGAGGCCTATAATATTAAAGACCCCAACCGGATGATTCAGGAGACCCCGATTGGCGGAAGCTGTTCGGCAAGCATTGCCTATGCGCTGGAAACAGACAGTAAAACCCTCACCGTCACCTTTGTCAGAGGGAAAAACGAGATTACCGAGATCACCGTCCCCATCACATAA
- a CDS encoding NAD/NADP octopine/nopaline dehydrogenase family protein: MADMSYLSEKPIAVLGAGAVGKAIAGDCALGGAKVRICDFEPFAEKTLKNVEKVGIKFFGEQVNLYGFEREGFAKMDKVTTDVAEAVKGAGIIVIATPTFGHKPFFEKLIPCLEDGQVIHIFPDNFGSLILRKMMREAGCTKNVIVGGWSSSTYGSRVEMPGGVITHKIRVYYRAITLRGAAMPATDTKAFIESSKYLPSMDAVTEGDGAVAGDTVLDTGFSNVNPVLHCPGAILGVSTMENFGTIFGEDKFKFSIYSHAYCPSISQVQYTFYQEECALADTIGVGIQPYEKEHFFSRENVLGQEYMGFDYLITFDKQDPIQYGTGPFTMENRYITEDIPVGCFVYQQLGDTYGVNTPVVDSMISLASAILGRDLIANGYTLEYIGIDKMTKEELNDYLRTGKTK; this comes from the coding sequence ATGGCAGACATGAGTTATTTAAGTGAAAAACCAATTGCAGTGTTAGGTGCCGGTGCAGTCGGAAAGGCAATTGCCGGAGACTGTGCCTTAGGGGGAGCCAAGGTAAGAATTTGCGATTTTGAGCCTTTTGCCGAAAAAACACTCAAGAATGTGGAAAAAGTTGGGATTAAATTCTTCGGCGAACAAGTCAATCTTTATGGTTTTGAGCGTGAAGGTTTTGCCAAAATGGACAAGGTCACCACCGATGTGGCAGAAGCAGTTAAGGGTGCTGGCATTATTGTGATCGCTACGCCAACCTTTGGACACAAACCTTTTTTTGAAAAACTGATTCCCTGTCTCGAAGATGGTCAGGTTATTCATATTTTTCCCGATAATTTTGGCAGTCTGATCCTCCGTAAAATGATGCGCGAAGCGGGCTGTACAAAAAATGTGATTGTCGGTGGATGGTCAAGTTCGACCTATGGTAGCCGGGTCGAAATGCCAGGAGGCGTCATTACCCATAAGATCCGGGTTTACTATCGGGCCATTACACTCCGGGGTGCAGCAATGCCCGCAACGGATACCAAAGCCTTTATCGAAAGCTCTAAATACCTGCCGTCAATGGATGCCGTGACAGAAGGTGACGGTGCCGTAGCTGGGGATACCGTTTTAGATACCGGGTTTTCCAATGTTAATCCGGTTCTTCATTGCCCGGGAGCGATTCTGGGGGTATCGACGATGGAAAACTTTGGAACGATTTTTGGTGAAGATAAATTCAAATTCTCAATTTATTCCCACGCGTATTGCCCTTCTATTTCCCAGGTTCAATATACCTTTTATCAGGAAGAATGTGCCCTGGCTGACACCATTGGGGTGGGGATTCAACCCTATGAAAAAGAACACTTCTTCTCCCGGGAGAATGTCCTGGGTCAGGAATATATGGGGTTTGACTATTTAATAACGTTTGATAAACAAGATCCAATCCAATACGGCACCGGACCATTTACGATGGAAAACCGCTATATCACTGAAGATATCCCGGTGGGATGCTTTGTCTATCAACAGTTGGGCGATACCTATGGCGTTAACACACCAGTAGTCGATTCAATGATCAGTCTGGCATCGGCAATTCTGGGCAGAGATTTAATCGCCAATGGCTATACCTTAGAATATATTGGCATTGACAAGATGACCAAGGAAGAGCTTAACGATTATTTAAGAACCGGAAAAACGAAATAA
- the panB gene encoding 3-methyl-2-oxobutanoate hydroxymethyltransferase, whose product MKKSIINFREMAERKEKIVYITGYDYLTAKYEERAGVDMILVGDSLGMVTLGYETTFPVTMDDMIAHSSAVRRGAPNTFIVGDMPYMSYQISNEEAVFNAGRFTKESLVDAIKLEGGTDSVCQRIKAISDVGILVMGHIGLTPQFAAQMGGYKAQGKSAGAAMELLRQALAIEAAGASFILVEGVPAVVGKAITERLSIPVLGIGAGSHTDGQLLIYADMVGYYDDFTPKFVKKYANVGAELLKGFTAFCDEVRNGAFPDDAVHTYVIADEEAAELEKQLAEVK is encoded by the coding sequence ATGAAAAAAAGTATTATTAATTTTAGAGAAATGGCCGAAAGAAAAGAAAAGATAGTTTACATCACCGGGTATGATTATTTAACCGCAAAATATGAAGAACGGGCTGGCGTAGATATGATACTGGTGGGGGATTCGCTGGGAATGGTCACATTAGGTTATGAAACGACGTTTCCAGTGACCATGGATGACATGATTGCCCATTCATCGGCGGTCCGCCGGGGTGCCCCGAATACCTTTATTGTTGGCGATATGCCCTACATGTCCTATCAGATCTCCAACGAGGAAGCGGTTTTTAATGCCGGGCGATTCACGAAAGAATCGCTGGTGGATGCGATTAAACTGGAAGGCGGCACCGATTCGGTGTGCCAACGGATCAAAGCGATCTCCGATGTCGGTATTCTGGTAATGGGCCATATTGGTTTAACCCCCCAATTTGCGGCCCAAATGGGCGGTTACAAGGCCCAGGGAAAAAGTGCTGGCGCGGCGATGGAATTGTTGCGACAGGCACTGGCCATTGAAGCGGCAGGGGCTTCCTTTATTCTGGTTGAAGGGGTACCGGCAGTGGTTGGTAAGGCCATTACCGAGCGCCTGAGTATTCCGGTGCTGGGAATTGGTGCTGGTTCGCATACTGACGGTCAATTATTAATTTATGCTGATATGGTCGGCTACTACGATGATTTTACCCCTAAATTTGTGAAAAAATATGCCAATGTGGGTGCTGAGTTACTAAAGGGTTTTACCGCTTTTTGTGATGAAGTGCGCAATGGTGCCTTTCCTGATGATGCGGTACATACCTACGTCATTGCCGATGAAGAAGCCGCTGAACTGGAAAAGCAATTAGCTGAAGTTAAATAA
- a CDS encoding B12-binding domain-containing protein, translated as MSVQKIYDAILELDDDEVVTAVQEAIDDEVDTSVILNEGLIGAMDEVGRLFSAGTLFVPEMLMAANVMKIGLDMIKPLLKGDNSGRGIVIIGTVAGDRHDIGKNLVSMMMEGAGFEVIDLGIDVPAEKFIDAAKEKSANLICLSALLTTTMAAMGETVSAIKSSGLPVKTMVGGAPVGQDFANDIGADGYAPDAGEAVMLGRNLMAS; from the coding sequence ATGAGTGTACAAAAGATATATGATGCCATTTTAGAATTAGATGATGATGAAGTAGTGACAGCTGTGCAGGAAGCCATTGATGATGAGGTTGATACCAGTGTGATTTTAAATGAAGGGCTCATTGGTGCAATGGACGAGGTGGGGCGGTTGTTCTCGGCAGGAACTCTTTTTGTGCCGGAAATGCTGATGGCCGCCAACGTTATGAAAATCGGATTAGATATGATCAAGCCACTATTAAAAGGTGATAACAGCGGCAGAGGGATTGTGATTATTGGTACGGTTGCCGGAGATCGACACGATATCGGCAAAAACCTCGTCTCGATGATGATGGAAGGGGCTGGTTTTGAAGTGATCGATCTGGGTATTGATGTTCCAGCTGAAAAATTTATTGATGCCGCAAAAGAAAAAAGTGCCAATCTGATTTGTCTGTCGGCACTCTTAACAACCACCATGGCAGCCATGGGAGAAACCGTTTCCGCCATTAAAAGCTCTGGTTTACCGGTTAAAACAATGGTCGGCGGCGCTCCGGTAGGTCAGGATTTTGCCAACGATATTGGTGCCGATGGCTATGCCCCGGATGCCGGTGAAGCGGTAATGCTGGGCAGAAACCTGATGGCGTCATAA
- a CDS encoding (2Fe-2S)-binding protein, whose product MRITEHPILGESNKGRLVTFYFDGKPIEGYEAEPIAMALRAAGVMALRHTHKENTPRGIFCAIGRCTDCVMVVDGKPNVRTCVTPLVAGMTVLTQYGVGAKK is encoded by the coding sequence ATGAGAATCACAGAACACCCGATTTTGGGTGAAAGCAATAAAGGCCGCTTGGTCACCTTTTACTTTGATGGAAAACCGATAGAAGGTTACGAAGCCGAACCCATTGCCATGGCGCTACGGGCGGCTGGGGTGATGGCTTTACGCCACACGCACAAAGAAAATACCCCAAGAGGCATCTTTTGTGCCATTGGACGCTGTACCGATTGTGTTATGGTTGTGGATGGCAAACCAAATGTACGAACCTGTGTCACCCCGCTGGTGGCAGGAATGACTGTTTTAACCCAATACGGGGTGGGTGCAAAAAAGTAA
- a CDS encoding Rid family hydrolase, with the protein MELLRTNYSSGAPLEEKAGYSRMVKVSPFIYIGGTTSVLPDGSVYGEDDPYAQTRYVLEKHVDLLVRAGAKKEDVIRIKVYTTDMKYAPEIGKAYSEIFKPVKPLFTIVGTTMLNRPTQLVEIETDAVIGATLVAE; encoded by the coding sequence ATGGAATTATTACGAACCAATTATTCGTCCGGCGCACCGCTGGAAGAAAAAGCTGGATACTCCCGGATGGTCAAGGTCAGTCCCTTTATCTATATTGGCGGTACCACCTCGGTTTTGCCGGATGGCTCGGTTTATGGGGAAGATGATCCCTATGCGCAAACGCGATATGTGCTGGAAAAGCATGTCGATTTATTGGTCAGAGCCGGAGCAAAAAAAGAAGATGTGATCCGGATAAAAGTCTATACCACCGATATGAAATATGCGCCGGAAATTGGCAAAGCTTATTCCGAAATTTTCAAACCGGTTAAACCACTATTTACCATCGTGGGTACGACCATGCTGAATCGTCCTACTCAATTGGTGGAAATTGAAACCGATGCAGTGATTGGTGCCACCTTAGTGGCTGAGTAA
- a CDS encoding FAD-dependent oxidoreductase has translation MKRYDVIVVGAGPAGLSAAIEAAKRGLRVIVFDENARPGGQLFKQIHKFFGSKEHKAKIRGFKIGEDLLKEAQTAGVEVVLNAVVAGLYLDKEVLVSQADEVIHYKGDAIIVATGASENMITFDGWTLPGVIGAGAAQTMMNLHRIRPGKKVLMLGTGNVGLVVSYQLLQAGCEVVALVDAAPRIGGYGVHAAKLARCGVPFYLSHTIIKAHGNDYVTGVSIAEVDSKWQVIPGSQKDFEVDTICLAVGLSPMSQLLKMAGCAMEENPAKGGYVPMGNSYGETSIAGIFVAGDVSGIEEASSAMIEGRIAGVAAAARLGFIDSEELTDKVRELEEALLALRAGMFSPENKGREVKHTEEGYEVSQSLLTRGYLTNEEVLSYPGVTKAKGIRPVIECSQNIPCNPCQDACPKKCISIGEKITSLPVVRADAQCSGCGLCVAACSGQSIFLVKEDEEAGTAMVTIPYEFYPLPEKGCQGMALDRSGQEICGAEITEVKSLPAFDKTSLVTMKVPLSMAMKARFFKAAQEV, from the coding sequence ATGAAAAGATATGATGTAATAGTCGTCGGTGCCGGTCCGGCCGGGCTATCCGCCGCCATTGAGGCGGCCAAAAGAGGACTGCGGGTCATTGTTTTTGACGAAAATGCCAGACCCGGCGGACAATTATTTAAACAGATCCATAAGTTTTTTGGATCAAAAGAACATAAGGCTAAAATCCGTGGCTTTAAAATTGGCGAAGATTTATTAAAAGAAGCTCAAACTGCTGGGGTCGAGGTGGTCCTGAATGCTGTAGTGGCTGGGCTCTATCTGGATAAGGAAGTGCTGGTTTCCCAAGCTGATGAGGTGATCCATTACAAAGGGGATGCCATTATCGTAGCAACCGGTGCCTCCGAAAATATGATCACCTTTGATGGTTGGACCTTACCTGGCGTTATTGGTGCCGGAGCGGCTCAGACGATGATGAATCTCCACCGCATCCGACCGGGGAAAAAAGTGCTGATGCTGGGAACTGGTAACGTCGGGCTGGTGGTCAGCTATCAATTACTGCAGGCTGGCTGTGAGGTGGTGGCCTTGGTGGATGCCGCTCCCAGAATTGGCGGCTATGGAGTTCATGCTGCCAAGCTGGCCCGCTGCGGGGTGCCCTTTTATTTGTCCCACACCATTATCAAGGCCCATGGTAATGACTATGTTACCGGAGTGAGCATCGCTGAGGTGGATTCAAAATGGCAGGTGATCCCGGGATCACAAAAAGATTTTGAGGTCGATACTATCTGTCTGGCGGTCGGTTTATCGCCGATGTCCCAGTTACTTAAAATGGCTGGTTGTGCGATGGAAGAAAATCCCGCCAAGGGTGGTTATGTGCCAATGGGTAATTCTTATGGCGAAACTTCGATAGCGGGAATCTTTGTGGCGGGTGATGTTTCCGGAATTGAAGAGGCCAGCTCAGCCATGATTGAGGGCCGTATCGCCGGTGTGGCGGCGGCTGCCCGGTTAGGTTTTATTGACAGCGAAGAACTAACCGATAAGGTCCGGGAGTTGGAAGAGGCGTTGCTGGCTCTAAGAGCGGGGATGTTTAGCCCCGAAAACAAGGGCCGGGAAGTCAAACACACCGAGGAAGGCTATGAGGTTTCCCAGAGTTTGTTGACACGAGGCTATCTCACCAACGAAGAAGTTTTAAGCTATCCGGGCGTCACAAAAGCAAAAGGGATTCGTCCCGTTATCGAATGTTCCCAAAATATTCCCTGTAACCCCTGTCAGGATGCCTGTCCGAAAAAGTGTATCAGCATCGGTGAAAAAATCACCTCCCTGCCCGTAGTCAGGGCCGATGCTCAGTGTTCGGGTTGCGGCCTCTGCGTGGCGGCCTGTTCCGGACAGTCGATCTTCTTAGTCAAAGAGGACGAAGAAGCGGGCACAGCAATGGTGACCATCCCCTATGAGTTTTACCCGCTGCCGGAAAAAGGATGCCAGGGAATGGCCCTGGATCGTAGTGGCCAAGAAATCTGTGGGGCGGAAATTACGGAAGTCAAAAGTCTTCCGGCTTTTGACAAAACCAGTTTAGTAACCATGAAGGTGCCGCTTAGCATGGCCATGAAGGCCCGCTTTTTTAAAGCGGCACAGGAGGTGTAG
- a CDS encoding dihydropteroate synthase, whose product MIIVGELINASRQAVGDAIKREDHGFIKKLALDQAEAGATYIDVNAGIFVGKEGHYMEWLINNIKAVTTLPCSVDSPDPKVIEQGLKLSGDDVMINSISLEKDRLDAILPLVAGTSYKIVALCMDDEKMPETMEQRLKIADVLINKLVQNNVKLENIFVDPLVQPISTDKTFGMGFIDSVSEVMKNYEGIHTICGLSNISYGLPERKFLNRNFAVMAIAKGLDGLLIDPLDKKMMSSICAAETLVGRDDFNVKYLKAYRKKKLEV is encoded by the coding sequence ATGATTATCGTCGGAGAACTAATTAATGCCAGCCGCCAGGCGGTTGGCGATGCCATTAAGCGTGAAGATCACGGCTTTATAAAGAAACTGGCGCTCGATCAAGCCGAAGCCGGAGCGACTTATATCGATGTGAATGCCGGTATATTTGTCGGCAAAGAAGGCCACTACATGGAGTGGCTGATCAACAATATAAAAGCCGTCACTACGCTTCCCTGCTCAGTCGACAGTCCCGATCCGAAAGTGATCGAACAGGGACTAAAACTCAGCGGAGATGATGTGATGATTAACTCCATTTCGCTTGAAAAAGATCGGCTCGATGCCATTTTACCGCTTGTTGCCGGAACCTCTTATAAAATTGTGGCGCTCTGTATGGATGACGAAAAAATGCCGGAAACCATGGAACAACGGCTAAAAATTGCAGATGTTCTGATTAATAAACTAGTTCAAAACAATGTTAAGCTGGAAAACATCTTTGTTGACCCCCTGGTACAGCCGATTTCTACCGATAAAACCTTTGGCATGGGTTTTATTGATTCAGTTTCCGAAGTTATGAAAAACTACGAAGGAATTCATACGATCTGTGGGTTATCAAACATTTCCTATGGGTTGCCGGAACGCAAATTCCTCAATCGAAATTTCGCGGTAATGGCGATCGCCAAAGGACTGGACGGACTCCTAATCGATCCCCTAGACAAAAAAATGATGTCGAGCATTTGCGCGGCCGAAACCCTGGTGGGACGAGATGACTTTAATGTAAAATACCTGAAGGCCTATCGGAAGAAAAAACTGGAAGTTTGA